The Lepisosteus oculatus isolate fLepOcu1 chromosome 4, fLepOcu1.hap2, whole genome shotgun sequence genome window below encodes:
- the eif4e1c gene encoding eukaryotic translation initiation factor 4E family member 1c isoform X1 has translation MEICGIKHLEQRGPEAEETSTETSSAVTSPDQYIKHPLQNRWALWYFKNDKSKSWTENLRLIAKFDTVEDFWALYNHIQQPSKLGFGCDYCLFKDGIKPMWEDDRNKLGGRWLMTLGKQQRHNDLDRYWMETLLCLIGESFDEASDDVCGAVVNVRPKGDKISIWTGNCQNKEAIMTIGQQYKERLNVPNKALLGYQSHDDTSSKSGSTTKNMYTV, from the exons ATGGAAATATGTGGTATTAAACATCTAGAG CAGCGTGGACCTGAAGCTGAAGAGACTTCTACTGAAACCTCTTCTGCAGTTACAAGTCCAGATCAGTACATTAAACATCCTTTGCAAAACAG ATGGGCCCTTTGGTATTtcaaaaatgacaaaagcaaAAGTTGGACAGAAAATTTGCGACTCATTGCCAAGTTTGACACAGTGGAAGACTTCTGGGC GTTAtacaatcacatacagcaacCAAGTAAGCTTGGATTTGGATGTGACTATTGTTTATTTAAG GATGGAATAAAACCAATGTGGGAAGATGACCGAAATAAACTTGGTGGCAGGTGGTTGATGACACTTGGCAAACAGCAGAGACATAATGACTTAGACCGCTACTGGATGGAGACC tTGTTATGCTTAATCGGCGAATCGTTTGATGAAGCTAGTGATGATGTTTGTGGTGCTGTTGTCAACGTTAGACCTAAAGGTGACAAGATATCCATCTGGACAGGAAACTGCCAAAATAAGGAAGCCATCATGACTATAGG GCAACAATACAAAGAGCGTTTGAATGTTCCCAATAAAGCCCTGCTTGGCTATCAGTCTCATGATGACACCTCTAGCAAAAGTGGATCCACGACAAAGAACATGTATACAGTTTGA
- the eif4e1c gene encoding eukaryotic translation initiation factor 4E family member 1c isoform X2, whose product MEICGIKHLERGPEAEETSTETSSAVTSPDQYIKHPLQNRWALWYFKNDKSKSWTENLRLIAKFDTVEDFWALYNHIQQPSKLGFGCDYCLFKDGIKPMWEDDRNKLGGRWLMTLGKQQRHNDLDRYWMETLLCLIGESFDEASDDVCGAVVNVRPKGDKISIWTGNCQNKEAIMTIGQQYKERLNVPNKALLGYQSHDDTSSKSGSTTKNMYTV is encoded by the exons ATGGAAATATGTGGTATTAAACATCTAGAG CGTGGACCTGAAGCTGAAGAGACTTCTACTGAAACCTCTTCTGCAGTTACAAGTCCAGATCAGTACATTAAACATCCTTTGCAAAACAG ATGGGCCCTTTGGTATTtcaaaaatgacaaaagcaaAAGTTGGACAGAAAATTTGCGACTCATTGCCAAGTTTGACACAGTGGAAGACTTCTGGGC GTTAtacaatcacatacagcaacCAAGTAAGCTTGGATTTGGATGTGACTATTGTTTATTTAAG GATGGAATAAAACCAATGTGGGAAGATGACCGAAATAAACTTGGTGGCAGGTGGTTGATGACACTTGGCAAACAGCAGAGACATAATGACTTAGACCGCTACTGGATGGAGACC tTGTTATGCTTAATCGGCGAATCGTTTGATGAAGCTAGTGATGATGTTTGTGGTGCTGTTGTCAACGTTAGACCTAAAGGTGACAAGATATCCATCTGGACAGGAAACTGCCAAAATAAGGAAGCCATCATGACTATAGG GCAACAATACAAAGAGCGTTTGAATGTTCCCAATAAAGCCCTGCTTGGCTATCAGTCTCATGATGACACCTCTAGCAAAAGTGGATCCACGACAAAGAACATGTATACAGTTTGA
- the eif4e1c gene encoding eukaryotic translation initiation factor 4E family member 1c isoform X4, which yields MATSEPRGPEAEETSTETSSAVTSPDQYIKHPLQNRWALWYFKNDKSKSWTENLRLIAKFDTVEDFWALYNHIQQPSKLGFGCDYCLFKDGIKPMWEDDRNKLGGRWLMTLGKQQRHNDLDRYWMETLLCLIGESFDEASDDVCGAVVNVRPKGDKISIWTGNCQNKEAIMTIGQQYKERLNVPNKALLGYQSHDDTSSKSGSTTKNMYTV from the exons ATGGCGACCTCGGAGCCG CGTGGACCTGAAGCTGAAGAGACTTCTACTGAAACCTCTTCTGCAGTTACAAGTCCAGATCAGTACATTAAACATCCTTTGCAAAACAG ATGGGCCCTTTGGTATTtcaaaaatgacaaaagcaaAAGTTGGACAGAAAATTTGCGACTCATTGCCAAGTTTGACACAGTGGAAGACTTCTGGGC GTTAtacaatcacatacagcaacCAAGTAAGCTTGGATTTGGATGTGACTATTGTTTATTTAAG GATGGAATAAAACCAATGTGGGAAGATGACCGAAATAAACTTGGTGGCAGGTGGTTGATGACACTTGGCAAACAGCAGAGACATAATGACTTAGACCGCTACTGGATGGAGACC tTGTTATGCTTAATCGGCGAATCGTTTGATGAAGCTAGTGATGATGTTTGTGGTGCTGTTGTCAACGTTAGACCTAAAGGTGACAAGATATCCATCTGGACAGGAAACTGCCAAAATAAGGAAGCCATCATGACTATAGG GCAACAATACAAAGAGCGTTTGAATGTTCCCAATAAAGCCCTGCTTGGCTATCAGTCTCATGATGACACCTCTAGCAAAAGTGGATCCACGACAAAGAACATGTATACAGTTTGA
- the LOC102689177 gene encoding NFU1 iron-sulfur cluster scaffold homolog, mitochondrial: protein MAASRRLSLIGLRLRAALWDSRSLSEVRQQSFSLYAKENAAKSCFLNVSPVKHISVRYMFIQTQDTPNPRSLKFLPGKPVMGTGTLDFPNAQTAECSALARNLFEVEGVKSVFFGPDFITVTKMDDEIHWNDIKAKVFTVISEFFASGNPITTGAVPQSESTQSEEDEDEVVAMIKELLDTRIRPTVQEDGGDVIFKGFEDGTVKLKLVGSCTGCPSSSVTLKNGIQNMLQFYIPEVDEVEQVQDEVDEINLKVFSEVERKLQDS, encoded by the exons ATGGCGGCGTCCAGGAGGTTGAGTTTGATTGGGCTGAGGTTGCGGGCGGCTTTGTGGGACAGCAG GTCATTGTCGGAAGTGAGGCAACAGAGTTTCTCTTTATATGCCAAGGAAAACGCCGCCAAATCATGTTTTCTGAATGTGTCACCCGTAAAGCATATTTCAG TGCGGTATATGTTCATTCAGACTCAGGACACTCCAAATCCAAGAAGTTTAAAGTTTCTTCCTGGGAAGCCGGTTATGGGCACAGGAACTCTGGATTTTCCCAATGCGCAGACTGCAGAATGCTCAGCTTTAGCAAG AAACCTCTTTGAAGTGGAGGGGGTTAAAAGTGTGTTCTTTGGACCAGACTTCATCACAGTGACAAAG ATGGATGATGAAATACACTGGAATGATATCAAGGCTaaggtttttactgtaatcTCAGAGTTCTTTGCCAGTGGAAATCCCataactacaggagcagtgccgCAATCTGAAAGCA CCCAGTCAGAAGAAGATGAGGATGAAGTCGTTGCTATGATTAAGGAACTTCTGGACACAAGGATCAG ACCAACAGTGCAAGAGGATGGTGGGGATGTGATTTTCAAGGGGTTTGAGGATGGGACGGTGAAGCTGAAGCTAGTGGGCTCCTGCACGGGCTGTCCCAGCTCTAGCGTCACGCTGAAGAACGGAATCCAGAACATGCTGCAGTTCTACATTCCAGAGGTGGATGAGGTAGAGCAG GTTCAAGATGAGGTGGATGAAATTAATCTGAAAGTCTTTTCAGAAGTGGAGAGGAAACTGCAGGACTCCTAA
- the eif4e1c gene encoding eukaryotic translation initiation factor 4E family member 1c isoform X3 translates to MATSEPQRGPEAEETSTETSSAVTSPDQYIKHPLQNRWALWYFKNDKSKSWTENLRLIAKFDTVEDFWALYNHIQQPSKLGFGCDYCLFKDGIKPMWEDDRNKLGGRWLMTLGKQQRHNDLDRYWMETLLCLIGESFDEASDDVCGAVVNVRPKGDKISIWTGNCQNKEAIMTIGQQYKERLNVPNKALLGYQSHDDTSSKSGSTTKNMYTV, encoded by the exons ATGGCGACCTCGGAGCCG CAGCGTGGACCTGAAGCTGAAGAGACTTCTACTGAAACCTCTTCTGCAGTTACAAGTCCAGATCAGTACATTAAACATCCTTTGCAAAACAG ATGGGCCCTTTGGTATTtcaaaaatgacaaaagcaaAAGTTGGACAGAAAATTTGCGACTCATTGCCAAGTTTGACACAGTGGAAGACTTCTGGGC GTTAtacaatcacatacagcaacCAAGTAAGCTTGGATTTGGATGTGACTATTGTTTATTTAAG GATGGAATAAAACCAATGTGGGAAGATGACCGAAATAAACTTGGTGGCAGGTGGTTGATGACACTTGGCAAACAGCAGAGACATAATGACTTAGACCGCTACTGGATGGAGACC tTGTTATGCTTAATCGGCGAATCGTTTGATGAAGCTAGTGATGATGTTTGTGGTGCTGTTGTCAACGTTAGACCTAAAGGTGACAAGATATCCATCTGGACAGGAAACTGCCAAAATAAGGAAGCCATCATGACTATAGG GCAACAATACAAAGAGCGTTTGAATGTTCCCAATAAAGCCCTGCTTGGCTATCAGTCTCATGATGACACCTCTAGCAAAAGTGGATCCACGACAAAGAACATGTATACAGTTTGA
- the LOC102689385 gene encoding transmembrane protein 150A, with the protein MVCWIVIPFTLSAISLIGSWTVYGLAVSYKHVCPLSNWKYTDVCHPNASEQCCTDGNMPMISSCGKNPPENSLFTATFNAAAVLFLIFCICQHAHILDKNSNYALLSKANLAIGCLAAFGAFVTGNCNPVHVRWLHYLGAALGFVCLCFYTLILTILTSKCFITGLERFLAPLRIILTVVQALSTIFYVVFFVQPEYNYKHMSAICEWTLSTNIQLFELTYVAEFYYFSSSMLSVLIHKRDEEKSLILS; encoded by the exons ATGGTTTGCTGGATTGTGATCCCTTTCACACTTTCAGCCATATCACTCATAGGCTCGTGGACAGt GTATGGACTTGCAGTCAGCTACAAGCACGTATGCCCACTCAGCAACTG gaaatacacagaTGTCTGTCAcccaaatgcatcagaacagtGCTGCACTGATGGAAATATGCCAATGATTAG CTCATGTGGGAAAAACCCACCAGAAAATTCCTTGTTCACTGCTACTTTCAACGCAGCAGCTGTTTTGT ttcTCATATTCTGCATCTGCCAACATGCTCATATTTTGGATAAGAACAGTAACTATGCCTTACTCAGCAAAGCAAACCTGGCCATTGGATGTTTGGCTGCATTTGGAGCTTTTGTCACCGGAAATTGCAAT CCTGTTCACGTGCGATGGCTTCACTACCTGGGAGCAGCACTGGGCTTTGTATGCCTCTGCTTTTACACTTTGATACTGACAATCCTGACAAGCAAGTGCTTCATCACTGGGCTGGAGCGCTTCCTTGCTCCCTTACGGATTATTTTAACTGTCGTTCAGGCTTTGTCGACCATCTTCT ATGTGGTCTTCTTTGTACAGCCTGAATACAATTATAAGCACATGTCTGCCATTTGCGAATGGACTCTCAGCACCAATATCCAGCTGTTCGAGCTGACTTACGTTGCTGAATTTTACTATTTCTCCTCCTCCATGCTGTCTGTTTTAATACACAAAAGAGATGAGGAGAAATCATTGATTTTGTCCTGA